Proteins encoded together in one Ipomoea triloba cultivar NCNSP0323 chromosome 4, ASM357664v1 window:
- the LOC116015389 gene encoding guanine nucleotide-binding protein subunit gamma 2-like, giving the protein MESSNGLERPTRSTADTGGKHRISAELKRLEQEARLLEEEMEQLDKMEKASAACKEMLHTVGTKPDPLLPQTNGPINPSWDLWFEGPQDESSCGCWIL; this is encoded by the exons ATGGAATCATCCAACGGCTTAGAACGGCCGACCCGATCGACGGCGGATACTGGAGGGAAGCATAGGATTTCTGCAGAACTGAAGAGGCTAGAGCAAGAAGCTCGTTTACTTGAG GAGGAAATGGAACAGCTGGACAAAATGGAAAAGGCCTCGGCTGCTTGCAAAGA AATGTTGCATACCGTGGGAACAAAACCAGATCCACTTCTCCCACA AACTAATGGCCCGATAAATCCTTCTTGGGATCTGTGGTTCGAAGGACCACAAGACGAATCTAGTTGTGGATGCTGGATACTCTGA
- the LOC116016945 gene encoding pyruvate kinase isozyme A, chloroplastic-like, whose translation MSQSLNFFVSSSSRSAATLPVSKPSLSFSSAAAAALRLPAKISGRGSIARASTSDLDSSSSVLVSHNGAGAGVAPAATREHGFGDALAAAIEVDAVTEAELKENGFRSTRRTKLVCTIGPATCGFEQLEALAVAGMNVARINMCHGTREWHKMVIERVRRLNEEKGFAVAIMMDTEGSEIHMGDLGGASSAKAEDGEIWTFSVRAFESSQPERTINVNYDGFAEDVKVGDDLLVDGGMVRFEVIEKIGPDVKCLCTDPGLLLPRANLTFWRDGKLVRERNAMLPTVSSKDWLDIDFGITEGVEFIAVSFVKSAEVINHLKSYIKARARDSDIAVIAKIESIDSLKNLEEIIQVSDGAMVARGDLGAQIPLEQVPSEQEKIVQLCRQLNKPVIVASQLLESMIEYPIPTRAEVADVSEAVRQRADALMLSGESAMGQYPDKALTVLRTVSLRIEKQWREQKQHEAMELPSIASSFGDSISEEICNSAAKMANNLGVDALFVYTKDGHMASLLSRCRPDCPIFAFTTTTSVRRRLNLQWGLIPFRLSFSDDMESNLNKTFSLLKARGMIKSGDLVVAVSDMLQSIQVMNVP comes from the exons ATGTCGCAATCTCTCAATTTCTTCGTTTCCTCCTCCTCGCGTTCGGCCGCCACTTTACCGGTTTCCAAGCCCTCGCTCTCGttctcctccgccgccgccgccgctttACGCTTGCCGGCGAAGATCTCCGGACGGGGCTCCATCGCTAGGGCTTCGACTTCGGATCTCGATTCGTCTTCCTCGGTGCTGGTCTCGCACAACGGCGCCGGCGCCGGGGTCGCGCCGGCCGCCACAAGGGAGCACGGCTTCGGCGACGCGCTCGCGGCCGCGATTGAGGTGGACGCGGTCACGGAGGCCGAGCTCAAGGAGAATGGCTTCCGGAGCACCAGGAGGACCAAGCTCGTGTGCACCATTGGTCCCGCCACGTGCGGATTTGAGCAGCTGGAGGCGCTGGCCGTCGCCGGGATGAATGTGGCTCGAATCAACATGTGCCACGGCACGCGGGAGTGGCACAAGATGGTCATCGAGCGGGTGCGGCGGTTGAACGAGGAGAAGGGGTTTGCAGTCGCCATTATGATGGACACTGAGGGCAGCGAGATCCACATGGGTGATCTTGGAGGCGCTTCTTCTGCCAAAGCTGAG GATGGGGAAATTTGGACCTTCAGTGTTCGAGCATTTGAATCAAGTCAACCTGAGCGGACCATTAACGTTAACTATGATGGCTTTGCTGAAG ATGTGAAAGTGGGGGATGATCTACTAGTAGATGGTGGAATGGTGAGGTTTGAGGTAATTGAGAAAATTGGTCCAGATGTTAAGTGTCTCTGCACAGATCCTGGGCTCTTATTGCCGCGGGCTAATTTGACATTTTGGCGTGATGGGAAATTAGTAAGAGAGCGAAATGCTATGCTTCCTACTGTTTCCTCGAAG GATTGGCTAGACATCGACTTTGGGATTACAGAAGGTGTAGAATTTATTGCAGTATCATTTGTCAAGTCTGCTGAAGTCATTAACCATCTTAAAAGTTACATCAAAGCACGAGCTCGTGATAG TGATATTGCGGTAATTGCAAAGATAGAGAGCATTGACTCATTAAAGAACTTGGAAGAAATTATTCAAGTGTCAGATGGAGCTATGGTGGCAAGAGGAGATCTTGGTGCTCAGATCCCATTGGAACAGGTTCCATCGGAGCAGGAAAAAATTGTTCAGCTTTGCAGACAGCTGAATAAACCTGTTATAGTTGCTTCGCAGTTACTTGAGTCTATGATCGAATATCCTATTCCTACTAGAGCTGAAGTGGCTGATGTTTCTGAAGCAGTAAGGCAAAGGGCAGATGCTTTGATGCTATCAGGAGAGTCGGCCATGGGGCAGTACCCTGATAAGGCGTTGACTGTGTTAAGAACTGTTAGTTTGAGAATTGAGAAGCAGTGGAGAGAACAGAAGCAACATGAAGCTATGGAATTGCCATCTATTGCTTCTTCATTTGGAGATAGCATATCAGAAGAAATTTGCAATTCTGCTGCCAAGATGG CTAATAATTTGGGGGTTGATGCTCTTTTTGTCTACACCAAGGATGGTCACATGGCTTCTCTCCTATCACGCTGCCGACCTGATTGCCCCATTTTCGCATTTACAACCACGACCTCTGTGCGTAGACGCCTGAACCTGCAATGGGGTCTAATCCCTTTCCGCTTAAGTTTCTCTGATGACATGGAAAGCAACCTCAACAAAACCTTTTCCCTGCTAAAGGCTCGGGGCATGATCAAATCAGGTGACCTAGTCGTTGCTGTCTCTGACATGTTGCAATCTATCCAGGTTATGAATGTTCCATAA